Part of the Gilliamella sp. wkB7 genome is shown below.
CCAAATTCAAGCTCTTGAACGTGTTGGCGTCGATATTGTTCGTGTTTCTATTCCCACAATGGATGCAGCAGAAGCTTTTAAATTTATTAAACAGCAAGCAAAAGTTCCACTTATTGCTGACATTCATTTTGATTATCGTATTGCTCTGAAAGTTGCTGAGTATGGAGTAGACTGTTTAAGGATAAATCCTGGTAATATAGGTAACGAATCGAGAATACGTGCGGTTGTTGATTGTGCTAAAGATAAAAATATTCCAATTCGCATTGGGGTTAATTCAGGCTCACTGGAAAAAGATATACAAGAAAAATATGGGGAGCCAACTCCGCAAGCAATTGTAGAGTCAGCCATGCGTCATGTTGACATACTTGACCGGCTTAATTTTGATCAGTTTAAAGTTAGTGTAAAAGCTTCTGATGTTTTTACAGCAGTTGATGCTTACCGATTGTTGGCTAAGCAAATTAAGCAGCCATTGCATTTAGGTATTACTGAAGCTGGTGGAGTTCGTAGTGGTGCTATTAAATCGGCTATAGGGTTGGGATTATTATTATCAGAAGGTATTGGTGATACCTTACGTGTATCATTAGCTGCTGACCCTACAGAAGAAGTGAAAGTTGGATTTGATATTCTAAAATCACTGCGTATACGGGCTCGAGGCATTAATTTTATTGCATGTCCTACATGCTCTCGTCAAGAATTTGATGTAATAAATACGGTAAATATATTGGAACAAAGATTAGAAGATATTATTACACCTATGGATGTCTCAATTATTGGTTGTGTGGTCAATGGCCCTGGTGAAGCATTAGCTTCAACTATGGGGGTTGCCGGCGGT
Proteins encoded:
- the ispG gene encoding flavodoxin-dependent (E)-4-hydroxy-3-methylbut-2-enyl-diphosphate synthase; amino-acid sequence: MSHQDSPIIRRESTQIYVGNVPIGGGAPIAVQSMTNTRTTDVEKTVAQIQALERVGVDIVRVSIPTMDAAEAFKFIKQQAKVPLIADIHFDYRIALKVAEYGVDCLRINPGNIGNESRIRAVVDCAKDKNIPIRIGVNSGSLEKDIQEKYGEPTPQAIVESAMRHVDILDRLNFDQFKVSVKASDVFTAVDAYRLLAKQIKQPLHLGITEAGGVRSGAIKSAIGLGLLLSEGIGDTLRVSLAADPTEEVKVGFDILKSLRIRARGINFIACPTCSRQEFDVINTVNILEQRLEDIITPMDVSIIGCVVNGPGEALASTMGVAGGHNKSGFYEDGVRIGRIDNEQMIDELEAKIRAKALLLKNKISTTEL